A single Pedobacter sp. PACM 27299 DNA region contains:
- a CDS encoding SusC/RagA family TonB-linked outer membrane protein, producing the protein MMNFYGKFLPIFRKCMRISTIIIGIQVCFSTLLMANHTKAQSMSFKVVKASVKQVFKKIEQQANVTFVYDEEVIGALSNLTLDFKNEPLQDVLNKLREKTSLEFRLMGNYIGVAENVASMPNLSLSGVANSNRLKINGVVRDASGQPLVGVSIQVKGTQVGTSSNSNGQFVIDANIGDVLVLSYLGYITKQVTITTPGALNILLDENSKLLSEVVVTALGIKKERKALGYSVTEVKGDELTQARENNVMNSLVGKVAGLNVSSIAGGVGASTNVTIRGVSSISQTNQPLYVVNGIPMENKPNGAAGQQYDNAPDLGDAVGNLNPDDIETISVLKGAAASALYGSRGKAGVILITTKSGKGNSIEFNSNYVIEKVVDPTNWQYVYGNGANGIKPTTQAGAFQTGQSSWGARLDGSDVMQFDGVLRPYVAQKDNLENFYRTGGTATNTIAFNRGFEGGSIRFSASDLSNRAITPGSGLNRQSFNLSANYNITKNLTVDARANYILEQAKNRPFLSDGAGNSNYNVTLLPTSVDVRTLKKTVNDDGSEYAYSANTFATNPWFAANNFINNTKRQRLISSVSLRYNFDNGAFLQGRVGRDAYNDRYTAVVPTGTAYRPKGTISETSTNFSDINADVLTGKAFTIDDFTITPNIGGSYRRTKSETFTMTGNEFAVPYVYVITNAKLQSTPVYKPSESEVMAIYGTLDVSYKNYLYLNGSLRNDWYSTLATPGKTNALNALYPSVNGSFVFSELVKNDWLSFGKIRAGFAQVGQATDPYQTQLAYNFNTASLNGKPLGLISNFYIPNTDLVASIASEFEIGAEARFFNNRLTLDLTWYNKKSKDEIVRAPASITSGYSGAILNIGELQNKGVELLLSGIPVQTEDFRWTTSFNGSVNNNKVLSLADGQTILPGSTSRSGNGFTQNIVGLPFGQIVAFDYKYDANGNVVLNSAGIPESSELKPFGSAYAKYVAGWNNEFSYKGLNLSFLIDSKFGGKIFSATDYYGYVLGLHKATLENREALGANAATYYTGVANNISSKFVQNADFIKLRQLMLGYTFPGKVFNNVIKGATLSLVGRNLFFFKKHTDNIDPESDYSINAKGMELGGVPPTRTYGLNLSVKF; encoded by the coding sequence ATGATGAATTTTTACGGCAAATTCTTGCCTATATTCCGAAAATGCATGCGCATTTCTACAATTATTATTGGCATACAGGTGTGTTTTAGCACCCTACTGATGGCGAACCACACAAAAGCCCAGTCAATGAGCTTTAAAGTAGTGAAGGCCAGCGTCAAACAAGTTTTTAAGAAAATTGAGCAGCAGGCCAATGTGACCTTCGTTTATGATGAAGAAGTGATTGGTGCACTGTCTAATCTGACCCTGGATTTTAAGAACGAACCACTCCAGGATGTGCTCAATAAACTTCGTGAAAAGACAAGTCTGGAATTTAGGTTAATGGGAAATTATATTGGCGTTGCAGAAAATGTAGCCAGTATGCCTAACCTTAGTCTTTCCGGTGTTGCAAACAGCAATCGTTTGAAGATTAATGGGGTGGTGAGAGATGCGAGTGGTCAGCCTTTGGTTGGCGTAAGCATCCAGGTAAAAGGTACTCAGGTAGGAACCAGCTCCAATTCAAACGGTCAGTTTGTGATTGATGCAAATATTGGTGATGTGTTGGTGTTGAGCTATTTGGGCTATATCACTAAACAAGTGACCATTACTACACCTGGTGCATTGAATATTTTATTAGATGAAAATTCTAAACTCCTGTCTGAAGTTGTAGTGACAGCATTAGGTATCAAAAAGGAAAGAAAAGCTTTAGGATATTCAGTTACAGAAGTAAAAGGTGATGAGCTGACTCAGGCCAGAGAAAATAACGTGATGAACTCATTAGTCGGTAAAGTTGCCGGTTTGAATGTAAGTTCTATTGCAGGTGGGGTAGGAGCCTCTACTAACGTTACGATTCGTGGGGTTTCCAGTATTTCACAAACCAACCAGCCATTATACGTAGTGAATGGTATTCCAATGGAGAACAAACCAAATGGTGCTGCAGGACAGCAGTATGACAATGCTCCAGATCTTGGAGATGCGGTTGGTAACCTGAATCCTGATGACATTGAAACCATTTCTGTGCTGAAAGGAGCCGCAGCTTCTGCACTGTATGGTTCACGTGGTAAAGCAGGGGTTATTTTGATCACTACAAAAAGTGGAAAAGGAAATTCTATTGAATTCAATTCTAACTATGTGATTGAAAAAGTGGTTGATCCAACAAATTGGCAATATGTGTACGGAAATGGTGCAAACGGAATAAAACCGACTACGCAGGCAGGTGCTTTTCAAACAGGACAGTCGAGCTGGGGAGCAAGATTGGATGGCAGCGATGTGATGCAGTTTGATGGTGTTTTACGCCCTTATGTCGCACAAAAGGATAATCTGGAGAATTTTTACCGTACCGGAGGAACCGCTACAAATACAATCGCTTTTAACCGTGGTTTTGAGGGAGGTTCTATCCGTTTTTCGGCAAGTGATTTATCGAACAGAGCGATTACTCCGGGATCTGGGCTAAACAGACAATCATTTAACTTAAGCGCGAACTATAACATCACTAAAAATCTAACAGTAGATGCTCGTGCAAACTATATTTTGGAGCAGGCAAAAAACAGGCCTTTCCTGAGTGATGGTGCGGGTAACTCCAATTACAATGTGACCTTATTGCCAACCAGTGTAGACGTAAGAACATTGAAAAAAACAGTAAATGATGATGGATCAGAATACGCTTATTCTGCAAATACATTTGCTACAAATCCATGGTTCGCAGCTAATAATTTCATTAACAATACCAAAAGACAGCGATTAATTTCCTCGGTAAGCCTTCGTTATAATTTCGACAATGGTGCGTTTCTTCAGGGACGTGTAGGTCGTGATGCTTATAATGACCGTTATACAGCGGTAGTGCCTACTGGAACTGCTTATCGTCCAAAAGGAACCATTTCTGAAACCAGCACTAATTTCTCGGATATCAATGCCGATGTGTTAACAGGAAAGGCATTCACTATAGACGATTTTACAATTACCCCTAATATTGGTGGAAGTTACAGAAGAACGAAATCGGAAACCTTTACCATGACAGGTAATGAATTTGCTGTTCCTTATGTGTATGTAATTACCAATGCCAAATTACAGTCTACACCAGTATATAAACCTTCGGAAAGCGAAGTAATGGCCATCTATGGTACTTTAGATGTGAGCTATAAAAACTACCTGTATTTGAACGGATCACTTCGTAATGATTGGTATTCTACATTGGCTACCCCAGGTAAAACAAATGCTTTAAATGCCCTTTATCCTTCAGTAAACGGTTCATTTGTGTTTTCTGAACTGGTTAAAAATGATTGGTTGAGCTTTGGTAAAATCCGTGCAGGTTTTGCACAGGTAGGACAGGCAACGGATCCATATCAAACGCAATTGGCCTATAATTTTAATACGGCTTCCCTAAATGGAAAACCACTGGGACTGATTTCCAATTTCTATATTCCGAATACTGATTTAGTAGCTTCTATAGCTTCTGAATTTGAAATTGGTGCAGAGGCACGTTTCTTTAATAACCGCTTAACATTAGACCTGACCTGGTATAACAAAAAATCTAAAGATGAGATTGTAAGGGCACCGGCATCCATCACTTCCGGTTATTCTGGCGCAATATTGAATATTGGTGAATTACAGAATAAAGGAGTGGAATTATTGCTTTCCGGTATTCCTGTTCAAACAGAAGATTTCCGTTGGACGACCTCATTTAATGGTTCTGTGAACAACAACAAAGTGCTTTCCCTTGCAGATGGTCAAACCATCTTACCTGGATCAACCTCACGTTCAGGAAATGGCTTTACCCAGAACATCGTTGGCCTTCCTTTCGGACAAATTGTAGCTTTTGATTATAAATATGATGCAAATGGTAATGTGGTGCTGAACAGCGCTGGTATCCCTGAAAGCAGCGAATTGAAGCCTTTTGGATCCGCCTATGCAAAATATGTAGCAGGTTGGAACAATGAGTTTTCTTACAAAGGCCTAAACTTGTCTTTCTTGATTGATAGTAAGTTTGGTGGTAAAATCTTCTCTGCAACAGATTATTATGGTTATGTACTGGGTTTGCACAAAGCAACCTTGGAAAACCGTGAAGCACTTGGAGCGAATGCTGCAACCTATTATACAGGAGTAGCCAATAATATATCTAGCAAATTTGTACAGAATGCAGATTTCATTAAGCTTCGTCAGTTAATGTTGGGCTATACCTTCCCAGGTAAAGTGTTTAACAATGTGATCAAAGGAGCAACATTAAGCTTAGTAGGACGTAACCTGTTTTTCTTTAAGAAGCATACAGACAATATCGATCCTGAGTCTGATTATAGCATCAATGCTAAAGGAATGGAGTTAGGTGGTGTGCCACCAACCCGTACTTACGGACTAAATCTAAGTGTGAAATTTTAA
- a CDS encoding efflux RND transporter periplasmic adaptor subunit, with the protein MKSIFLKNYNYILLLLIPVVLSACSSGSSKQENGGNAGTEKTVGSSSGEGARKGDAAKDAEGQFVRPVLEQPIYQLSLPGELKPYEEVLVYPKVKGFVKKIFVDRGAKVKKGQLLAVLEAPEIAQRYQSAKSDERKSYEDYLYSRQSFDRLKKAASKSGAVAAIELDKAWSKLRSDSAAYAAIKSNTRISDQLQQYLNLRAPFDGTVMDKNVSVGALVGENSTIPLFSIVQNDRLRLTVAIPEKHSRAISKDTKASFTVSALPGQVFHASLSRNAAFLQQKLRAVTTEFDVANKDGQLGGGEYAQVIMDMRRPQPTFWLPASAVVQAQSGVFIVKLVDEVVRRVPVMIGTRKGALLEVFGDLNVNDQVFKKGTEELKEGEKP; encoded by the coding sequence ATGAAAAGTATTTTTCTGAAAAACTATAATTATATCCTATTACTGTTGATTCCAGTGGTTTTATCAGCATGTTCTTCCGGATCCTCAAAGCAGGAGAATGGGGGAAATGCCGGCACTGAAAAAACTGTAGGCAGTTCTTCTGGAGAGGGAGCCAGAAAAGGTGATGCTGCAAAAGATGCGGAAGGCCAATTTGTAAGACCTGTTTTGGAACAGCCCATATACCAGCTTTCTTTACCTGGAGAATTGAAACCTTATGAAGAGGTTTTAGTGTATCCAAAAGTGAAAGGCTTTGTGAAAAAGATATTTGTGGATCGAGGTGCAAAGGTGAAAAAAGGACAGTTGCTGGCAGTGCTGGAAGCTCCTGAAATCGCACAGCGTTACCAATCTGCTAAATCTGATGAGCGGAAATCTTATGAAGATTATTTGTACAGTCGCCAGAGTTTTGACCGCCTAAAGAAGGCAGCCAGTAAATCCGGAGCGGTAGCGGCGATCGAGCTGGATAAGGCATGGAGCAAGTTACGAAGCGATAGCGCAGCGTATGCAGCCATCAAATCTAATACTCGGATCTCCGATCAATTGCAGCAATATTTAAACCTCAGAGCTCCCTTTGATGGTACAGTAATGGACAAAAATGTGTCCGTTGGTGCGTTGGTGGGTGAGAACAGTACAATTCCTTTGTTCTCCATTGTTCAAAACGACCGTTTGAGATTAACGGTGGCGATTCCAGAGAAACACAGTCGGGCGATTTCAAAAGATACGAAAGCATCTTTTACAGTGAGCGCTTTGCCAGGTCAGGTATTTCATGCTTCATTGTCAAGAAATGCAGCTTTCCTCCAGCAAAAGCTGCGGGCAGTAACGACTGAGTTTGATGTGGCTAATAAAGACGGACAACTGGGGGGTGGAGAGTATGCACAAGTGATTATGGACATGCGCAGACCGCAGCCTACTTTTTGGCTGCCAGCTTCGGCGGTTGTTCAGGCGCAATCGGGTGTGTTTATTGTGAAACTGGTGGATGAGGTAGTGAGGAGAGTTCCAGTCATGATAGGTACACGTAAAGGGGCATTGCTGGAAGTATTCGGCGACTTAAATGTGAACGATCAGGTTTTCAAAAAGGGAACTGAAGAGTTGAAAGAAGGAGAGAAACCTTAA
- a CDS encoding TolC family protein: MMKKTPLYLTGMLLMLSGVSGYSQQHKELSLSRLWELTADHYPSLTEKQARIEESEYRKKELRNAAIPQVQLQLQNSLGTFEGTNGAFFPVPGVFNVSGNGGTGQPGSGSNTVNSFGSVLMDWKVSQFGKQQKMIEAAGYEVQEAQHNLEASKLALCAKTTHRYLDLLYTSSGRTWADKNALRVKEIFDLSVSLAEAGLKPGADTALAAAAYLQAQAQQEDWNGKYQAGQVNVKELAPTLVGEQFVPLQQYMGKLFAVENVDSVAASHPFLQTLDKQLMVQQLQQEVIGRKQRPSISLLAGLSARGTGINSDGTIQNSYASGFNNGAQNYLVGVGLSWNLTGLYTGSVEKKRAQKQVDAVQSRYQLQKLQMNTSLQAVSSRIQAQLKQVSKTESAVQKTTAAYALYLSRYEAGLINLTDLLQIQSLLQQVEKSNIEVHQELWTQLNTKAELSGDYSFLFNQLK; this comes from the coding sequence ATGATGAAGAAAACCCCTCTTTATTTGACGGGTATGTTGCTGATGCTATCGGGTGTCAGTGGGTATTCGCAACAGCATAAAGAACTTTCTCTTTCCCGTTTATGGGAATTGACAGCGGATCATTATCCATCGCTTACTGAAAAGCAGGCGAGGATTGAGGAATCCGAATATCGGAAAAAGGAATTGCGCAATGCGGCGATTCCACAAGTTCAACTACAATTACAAAACTCATTGGGCACCTTTGAAGGTACTAATGGTGCCTTTTTTCCAGTCCCGGGTGTATTTAATGTGAGCGGAAACGGTGGGACTGGTCAGCCAGGATCTGGCAGCAATACGGTGAACAGCTTTGGCTCTGTATTGATGGACTGGAAAGTATCTCAGTTTGGCAAGCAGCAGAAGATGATCGAAGCTGCGGGATATGAAGTGCAGGAAGCACAGCATAATTTGGAGGCTTCGAAACTGGCGCTTTGTGCTAAAACCACACACCGTTATCTGGATTTACTATACACCAGCTCGGGTAGAACCTGGGCTGATAAAAATGCGCTTCGGGTAAAAGAGATTTTTGATTTATCCGTGAGTCTGGCTGAAGCGGGATTAAAACCTGGTGCAGACACCGCATTGGCAGCGGCGGCGTATCTGCAAGCCCAGGCCCAGCAGGAAGATTGGAATGGGAAGTATCAGGCCGGACAAGTGAATGTCAAGGAACTGGCACCCACACTGGTTGGGGAACAATTTGTTCCATTGCAGCAATATATGGGGAAGCTCTTTGCTGTAGAAAATGTGGATTCTGTTGCGGCTAGTCATCCTTTCCTACAAACATTAGACAAACAGCTGATGGTACAGCAGTTACAACAGGAAGTGATAGGAAGGAAGCAACGGCCTTCGATTTCGCTGCTGGCAGGGCTTTCCGCCCGTGGTACTGGAATTAATTCTGATGGTACTATACAAAATAGCTATGCTTCAGGATTCAATAACGGAGCACAAAATTATCTGGTCGGAGTGGGATTGAGCTGGAACTTAACCGGACTTTATACCGGATCGGTGGAGAAAAAACGTGCCCAAAAGCAAGTTGATGCCGTGCAATCCAGGTATCAGCTGCAAAAACTTCAAATGAATACCAGCTTACAGGCAGTCTCTTCAAGGATACAAGCACAGCTGAAACAGGTATCAAAAACCGAATCTGCAGTGCAGAAAACTACTGCAGCCTATGCGCTTTATTTGTCGAGGTACGAGGCCGGATTGATTAACCTGACGGATCTGCTGCAGATTCAATCTTTATTACAGCAGGTAGAGAAAAGCAATATTGAAGTTCATCAGGAGCTTTGGACCCAGTTAAATACCAAGGCAGAGCTGAGCGGCGACTACAGTTTTCTGTTTAACCAACTTAAATAA
- a CDS encoding FecR family protein — MNRNELKRLAQKYLAGEASTEEKALLNQWYDDAAEQGWLEKVETKTPESEEEVKQRLFENLKSKGFLNKEPLETPVKKQFTLRSLIYRITGAAAVLGLVFFGWQLGTDQFIQADKKMVNVPEKKIMEILLPDGSKVWLSSGSVFKYPKKFNEENRTVELVDGRAFFEVKHKSGQPFIVKTSSLNVVVLGTSFDVRAYKKEGSTKVSVVTGKVGVTMAGTEKKPAIMLLPKQQVVLSEIKNNLIKAKAPEIAVNAWCRSKLVFEQETLGNVFSVLEKKYNVKINAEDKSLLDEKISITLGDQHLSVIMDILGFTKHFKYKIADDSITIKSASSLAAK; from the coding sequence ATGAATAGGAACGAACTGAAACGATTGGCACAAAAATATCTCGCTGGAGAAGCTAGTACCGAAGAGAAAGCGTTGCTGAATCAATGGTATGATGATGCTGCTGAGCAGGGATGGCTGGAGAAAGTCGAAACCAAGACACCGGAAAGCGAAGAAGAGGTGAAACAAAGACTTTTTGAGAACCTGAAAAGCAAAGGATTTCTGAACAAAGAGCCTTTGGAAACCCCTGTTAAAAAACAGTTTACACTTCGCAGCCTGATTTACAGAATAACCGGGGCGGCGGCGGTATTAGGCCTGGTGTTTTTTGGCTGGCAGCTGGGGACAGATCAATTCATTCAGGCAGACAAGAAAATGGTGAATGTTCCGGAGAAGAAAATTATGGAAATCCTTTTACCAGATGGTTCCAAAGTATGGCTGAGTTCCGGTTCTGTATTTAAATACCCGAAAAAATTCAATGAAGAGAACCGCACGGTAGAGCTGGTAGATGGACGTGCATTTTTTGAAGTAAAACATAAAAGCGGTCAGCCCTTTATAGTGAAAACAAGCAGCCTGAATGTAGTAGTACTCGGTACCTCATTTGATGTTCGTGCTTATAAAAAAGAAGGCAGTACTAAAGTAAGTGTAGTCACTGGTAAAGTAGGCGTTACTATGGCTGGAACCGAGAAAAAACCGGCCATTATGTTGCTGCCAAAACAACAGGTGGTATTGAGTGAGATTAAAAACAACCTGATTAAAGCGAAAGCACCGGAGATCGCGGTAAATGCCTGGTGCAGGAGCAAGCTGGTATTTGAGCAGGAAACTTTAGGAAATGTCTTTTCTGTTCTGGAAAAGAAATACAATGTTAAAATCAATGCAGAAGACAAATCATTGTTAGATGAGAAGATCTCGATTACCCTTGGAGATCAGCATTTATCAGTGATCATGGATATTTTAGGCTTTACAAAACATTTTAAATATAAAATCGCCGATGACAGTATAACAATTAAGAGCGCTTCCTCCTTAGCAGCTAAGTAA
- a CDS encoding efflux RND transporter permease subunit — translation MNMIRFALKKPLTIMVAVLAIAYFSFTAIKNINVDIFPKVELPVIYIAMPYGGLTPAYMDGFMANEFQKVLIFVSGVKGIDFKSVQGFTLMKLSFYPGTDMAQASGELAAQVARAMGFLPPGAVPPQVVRFDGSSLPIGQLVFESSQRSITELQNLALTKIRPMFVTIPGVTAPAPFGGNARTMVVKVNPELMLSYGLSAEEVTMAIAKNNFPAPAGNIRIGDHNLMSPANTMATGPEEFLNIPIRTGSGTNVFVKDIASVEDAADVTTGYALINGKRSVYLPVIKKADASTLKVVENLKSSIPKLKAALPEDVDVRYVFDQSGYIERSLENLIHEGVLGAILTGLMVFLFLGDSRGALIVVLTIPIAILSAVIMLYMFGQTINVMTLSGLALAIGILVDEATVTIENIHQHFEMEKPKQRAILDALLEISVPKILILFCILAVLIPSFMMTGIPKDMFMPLSLAVAFAMIASFIASQTFVPILANWLMKPALFQHHKIALHRKKLTRFEKFKRRYLILIRGGQQRMVLVIGLYALLVLVMIGISGKQIGTDIMPASNSGDLQIRMLAPEGSRLEITEDYLAKMTKIIKAQMPEGAVKISSAYVGLQPSSTAINPIFLFTSASHEAVLQLSVDQKMYTKTIAGLKEQIRNELNKQLPELRISFEPMELVEKIMSQGAMNPVQIKVAAGQIKGAEKYALKIEKELKNIPFLRDVRIAEPLNYPSVQINVNRELAAQFGLSMDDVSKALTMATSSTRFTNKNLWIDPKSGLVFQVQVQVPEPDMESLDKLRSLPLKTGQSRPVLEDVATMEMVKLPAQVNRQGPNRYVTVLANMHGADLGAASKAVDEVLKKVGEAPRGVIVSSEGLMPLLEQTLSGLQTGLAVAIVVIFLMLTAYYQSFALSGLILAVVPAVIGGSLLMLLVCGSTLNLQSYMGIIMSVGVSVSNAVLMINQAEVNRLKHGMTVKQAALLAASSRLRPIIMTTMAMIAGMVPMAIGMGEGGEQIAPLGQAVIGGLILSTMTALLVLPQLFVLVMKNKTTDSLSLDPDDPFNKNVLISSL, via the coding sequence ATGAATATGATCAGGTTTGCGCTGAAAAAACCTTTAACAATAATGGTTGCCGTACTGGCGATCGCCTATTTTTCCTTTACAGCCATTAAGAATATCAATGTTGATATTTTTCCTAAAGTGGAGTTACCGGTGATTTATATTGCCATGCCTTATGGTGGACTAACTCCTGCTTACATGGACGGCTTTATGGCCAATGAGTTTCAAAAGGTCCTCATTTTTGTATCAGGTGTAAAAGGAATTGACTTCAAAAGTGTACAGGGATTCACCTTGATGAAGCTCAGCTTTTACCCTGGTACTGATATGGCCCAGGCATCAGGAGAATTGGCCGCACAAGTGGCCAGAGCGATGGGGTTTCTACCTCCGGGCGCAGTACCACCGCAGGTCGTCCGTTTTGATGGCAGTTCCCTGCCCATCGGACAATTGGTGTTTGAAAGTTCGCAGCGCTCTATTACGGAATTGCAAAACCTCGCGCTGACTAAAATCCGGCCGATGTTTGTCACCATCCCAGGCGTTACAGCGCCAGCACCTTTTGGTGGAAATGCCCGTACAATGGTAGTCAAGGTAAATCCGGAACTCATGCTTTCTTACGGTTTATCTGCAGAGGAAGTCACAATGGCTATTGCCAAAAATAATTTTCCTGCACCTGCCGGAAACATCAGAATCGGAGATCATAATCTGATGAGTCCAGCCAATACGATGGCTACCGGACCAGAGGAGTTTTTGAATATTCCAATTAGAACCGGTTCGGGAACCAATGTTTTTGTAAAAGACATTGCCAGTGTAGAGGATGCAGCAGATGTGACCACCGGATATGCCCTGATCAATGGCAAGCGCTCTGTTTATCTGCCGGTCATTAAAAAAGCAGATGCTTCCACACTTAAGGTCGTAGAAAATCTAAAGTCTTCCATTCCGAAGTTGAAAGCAGCATTGCCGGAAGATGTAGACGTGAGATATGTATTTGATCAGTCAGGTTATATTGAACGATCTTTAGAAAATCTGATTCATGAAGGGGTTTTGGGGGCAATTTTGACCGGATTGATGGTGTTTCTTTTCCTTGGGGATTCCAGAGGCGCCTTAATTGTGGTACTGACCATTCCAATCGCAATTCTTTCGGCGGTCATTATGCTCTATATGTTTGGGCAAACAATCAATGTGATGACGCTGAGTGGGCTGGCCCTCGCCATAGGGATTCTGGTGGATGAGGCTACGGTAACCATAGAGAATATTCACCAGCATTTTGAGATGGAGAAGCCCAAACAAAGGGCAATTCTTGACGCTTTGTTAGAAATTTCTGTCCCTAAAATCCTGATTCTTTTCTGTATTCTGGCGGTGTTGATCCCCTCTTTCATGATGACAGGGATTCCAAAAGATATGTTTATGCCATTGTCGCTGGCCGTTGCTTTTGCTATGATTGCTTCTTTTATAGCTTCCCAGACTTTTGTGCCTATTTTGGCCAATTGGTTAATGAAGCCAGCGCTTTTTCAGCACCATAAAATCGCTCTCCATAGAAAGAAATTGACAAGGTTTGAAAAATTTAAACGTCGTTACCTGATCTTGATCCGTGGAGGACAGCAGCGAATGGTTTTAGTGATTGGTTTGTACGCATTATTGGTCTTGGTGATGATTGGTATCTCCGGTAAACAGATAGGTACAGATATTATGCCTGCTAGTAATAGCGGAGATCTTCAGATTCGTATGCTGGCCCCAGAGGGCAGCAGACTTGAAATAACCGAAGATTACCTGGCAAAGATGACGAAGATCATCAAAGCGCAAATGCCAGAAGGCGCAGTAAAGATTAGCTCTGCTTATGTGGGCTTACAGCCTTCCTCCACTGCTATTAATCCGATTTTCCTTTTTACCAGTGCTTCACATGAAGCGGTATTACAGCTTTCTGTCGATCAAAAAATGTATACTAAGACCATCGCAGGATTGAAAGAACAGATCAGGAATGAGCTGAACAAACAATTGCCAGAACTGCGCATTAGTTTCGAGCCGATGGAACTGGTGGAGAAAATTATGAGCCAGGGGGCGATGAATCCTGTGCAGATTAAGGTAGCTGCCGGACAAATAAAAGGTGCAGAGAAGTATGCACTGAAGATAGAGAAAGAATTGAAAAATATTCCATTTCTAAGGGATGTCCGGATTGCCGAACCGCTCAATTACCCGAGTGTACAGATTAATGTAAATCGGGAATTGGCCGCCCAGTTTGGTCTGAGCATGGATGATGTGAGTAAAGCTCTAACCATGGCCACCTCTTCTACCAGATTTACCAATAAGAATCTTTGGATAGATCCGAAGTCTGGATTGGTGTTTCAGGTACAGGTTCAGGTGCCGGAGCCAGATATGGAATCTTTAGATAAACTGCGTTCTTTACCACTTAAAACCGGACAATCGCGCCCGGTTTTAGAAGATGTAGCTACAATGGAGATGGTAAAATTACCAGCACAGGTGAACCGTCAGGGGCCAAACAGGTATGTGACCGTCCTGGCAAATATGCATGGTGCAGACCTAGGAGCTGCTTCTAAAGCAGTGGATGAGGTTTTAAAGAAGGTAGGTGAAGCACCTAGAGGGGTAATTGTCAGCTCAGAAGGTTTGATGCCATTATTGGAGCAAACTTTATCGGGGTTACAAACCGGACTGGCGGTTGCGATTGTGGTGATTTTCCTGATGTTGACTGCCTATTATCAGTCTTTCGCTTTGTCGGGATTGATCCTTGCAGTAGTTCCTGCGGTGATTGGAGGGAGTTTACTGATGCTACTCGTTTGTGGAAGTACATTAAACCTGCAATCGTATATGGGCATCATTATGTCAGTGGGTGTGTCCGTGTCTAATGCAGTGCTAATGATCAATCAGGCAGAAGTAAACCGGCTTAAACATGGAATGACCGTGAAACAGGCGGCATTATTGGCTGCTTCTTCACGTTTACGCCCGATTATTATGACTACAATGGCGATGATTGCCGGTATGGTACCAATGGCCATTGGAATGGGAGAAGGTGGAGAACAAATTGCCCCATTGGGACAAGCAGTAATTGGTGGTTTAATTTTATCTACCATGACTGCCTTACTGGTCTTACCGCAGCTATTTGTTCTGGTGATGAAAAATAAAACTACAGATAGCCTGAGCCTGGATCCTGATGACCCATTCAATAAAAACGTATTAATTTCTTCTTTATAA
- a CDS encoding sigma-70 family RNA polymerase sigma factor, whose amino-acid sequence MLRLKQGDELAFTEIYNLYWDKLYYIAHKLLKDQEAAEGIVQDVFLMIWKKRAGLNMECIPSYLAAMTRYAVFRYLSKEKKSKQQENIVGLLTANATSEIDIDHKILLEIITELSNKLPEKCRLVFQYNKLQDQSLAEVAAQLNISQKTAEAHLTKALRIIRSNVGDVLHFLIVLYTITMFL is encoded by the coding sequence ATGCTGCGCCTTAAACAGGGTGATGAGCTCGCTTTTACAGAAATTTACAACCTTTATTGGGACAAACTCTATTATATTGCCCATAAGCTTTTAAAGGATCAGGAAGCAGCAGAGGGAATTGTTCAGGATGTTTTTCTGATGATCTGGAAAAAAAGAGCAGGGCTAAATATGGAATGTATTCCTTCTTATCTAGCAGCCATGACCCGTTATGCGGTATTCCGTTACCTTTCCAAAGAGAAAAAATCAAAACAACAGGAAAATATTGTTGGTCTTTTAACAGCCAATGCTACCTCAGAGATCGATATTGACCACAAGATACTTTTAGAGATCATCACCGAGCTGTCGAATAAATTACCCGAAAAATGCCGTCTGGTATTTCAGTACAATAAATTGCAGGACCAATCGCTTGCCGAAGTTGCTGCTCAATTGAACATCTCCCAAAAAACAGCAGAAGCTCACCTGACTAAAGCCTTACGTATTATCAGATCCAATGTAGGTGATGTACTTCATTTCCTTATCGTACTGTATACGATCACGATGTTCTTGTAA